From a single Raphanus sativus cultivar WK10039 chromosome 3, ASM80110v3, whole genome shotgun sequence genomic region:
- the LOC108846117 gene encoding protein SYM1 — protein MASLFCSTTTTTIIFSSKFPPPIRTHTQFPKPNRLKTQKQSITERRSLIVGSIIEDREAIDVKKSDPQQEEPKEVDRDSDRLMSRGINAAIVLAAGTVAVTKLLSIDHDYWHGWTLYEILRYAPEHNWVAYEQILKTNPVLAKMAISGVVYSLGDWIAQCYEGKPLFEFDRTRVLRSGLVGFTLHGSLSHYYYQFCEALFPFQDWWVVPAKVAFDQTVWSAIWNTIYYTVLGLLRFQSPDKVFSEIKTTFWPMITAGWKLWPLAHLVTYGVIPVDQRLLWVDCIELIWVTILSTYSNEKAEAQTTGETNSTTED, from the exons ATGGCATCTCTATTCTGctctaccaccaccaccaccatcatctTCTCCTCCAAGTTTCCTCCACCGATCAGAACGCATACTCAATTccccaaaccaaaccgtttaAAGACTCAGAAACAGAGTATTACAGAGCGAAGAAGCTTGATCGTTGGATCAATCATAGAAGACAGAGAAGCAATCGATGTGAAGAAGAGTGATCCACAACAAGAAGAACCTAAAGAAGTAGATAGAGACTCCGATCGGCTGATGAGTCGAGGGATCAACGCAGCCATAGTTCTCGCCGCCGGCACCGTTGCAGTCACCAAGCTTCTCTCCATCGATCATGACTATTGGCAT GGCTGGACTCTGTACGAGATACTTAGGTACGCACCTGAACACAACTGGGTAGCGTATGAACAAATCCTCAAAACAAATCCTGTTTTAGCGAAGATGGCCATCAGTGGAGTTGTCTATTCTCTAGGAGATTGGATTGCacaa TGTTACGAAGGAAAGCCTCTGTTTGAGTTTGATCGAACTCGTGTACTTAGATCAGGTCTTGTTGGTTTCACTCTCCATGGTTCACTCTCTCATTATTACTACCAATTCTGCGAg GCTCTGTTTCCTTTTCAAGATTGGTGGGTTGTCCCTGCAAAAGTGGCATTTGATCAAACCGTATGGTCAGCTATTTGGAACACTATCTACTATACTGTTTTAGGGTTATTGCGTTTCCAGTCCCCCGATAAGGTTTTCAGCGAGATCAAGACCACTTTTTGGCCAATGATCACT GCCGGGTGGAAGCTTTGGCCATTGGCTCACTTGGTTACGTATGGTGTGATTCCTGTAGACCAAAGGCTTCTTTGGGTGGATTGTATTGAACTCATTTGGGTCACTATACTGTCCAC TTACTCAAATGAAAAAGCAGAGGCGCAAACAACAGGGGAAACAAACTCCACTACTGAG GACTAG